In Streptomyces sp. Li-HN-5-11, the sequence CATCGCCACGGTGGTGGCGGTCTTGGACTCGGAGCCGTAGTTGTCGTCGACCCCGATGCCGGCCTGGGTCATGGTCTCCTCGGTGGTCAGCGGCCTGATCTCGCTGACCGAGCCGACCATGGTCGTCTTGCCGACCCCGAAACCACCGACGATCACGATCTTCACCGCGGCCTGGGCCGTGTGCGGCAGGTGGTCCCCGCTCCGTGGACCCGGGATGGTGTCAGAGCCTTTGAAGTCCATGCATCACCGCTTCGAGAAGGGAACGGTCGGGGACCGCCTGGCGCACGATCGGGGCGCGCGCCTGCACGAGTTCGGCCGTGAGCAGCTCGGTGATCAGGACCGTCATCGCGCTGAACGGCAGGTTGAGGTAGGCCGAGAGTTCGGCCACGGACAGGGGGGCGGTGCACAGCCGCAGCACCGCGGCCTGCTCGGGGGTCGCGGACGGCGGCGGGTCGGCGCGCGCCACGACCAGTGTCACCAGGTCGAGGGCGGCGCGGGCGCCGTCCTCGGCGGCCCCGGCGACCACGTACAGCCGCTCGGGGTTCTTCTCCTCGCCCTGTTTCGCGGGTTTGGGGGGCGGCGGCGGTTCGTGCTGGGGATAGCGCCTCTGGCGTCGCGGAGGAGTCATACGGTCTGCCCGTTCCGCCGGGGCGGACTGGTCAGATGGGCCCCGATGCGGACCACCAGGTCGCGCATGCGGTTGCTCATGAGGCCTGGTTCGGTGCGGATGTCCGCGAGCACCGCCAGGTAGGCGTTCGCGCCGGCGGACATGAGGTAGAAGTAACCGCCGTTGATCTCGATGATGACCAGCTTCATCCGGCCGTCGCTGTCGGGGATCTCGACGGCGACGGCGCCCGCGAGGCTCTGCAGTCCGGCGCAGGCCGCGGCGACCCGGTCGGCGGCGTCGGGGTCGCCGCCGTAGCGGGCGATGCGCAGGCCGTCCGCGGAGAGCACCACGATCATCTCGATGCCGGGCACGCTGTCGTGGAGCTCCTTGAGCATCCAGTCGAAGTTGGCTCGCTGCTGGATCACTTGAGGTCCCCCTCGTCGTCGGCCTCGGCGCGGGCCGGCTTCTCGATCAGGTGGGTGAACGCGGTCGGGTCCTGGGTGAACGCGGTCGGGTCGGGACCCGGGTTGTCCTTCTTGAGCCCGTCCCAGAAGGCCTCGACCCACAGGCCGGGTTCGGGCTCCGGCTCGGCGGGGGCGGGCGCCTGCTCGGGCGTGGGCCACATCGACCGGCCCTCCTGCTCGGCGCGCTCGGCGGCCACCTGCTCGGCGATGCGCTGGCTGAGGGGGGTCTTGACCCGGCTGCGGCGCTGCGGCAGGCCGCCCGCCGTCCACTCGGTGACCTCGGGGATGTCGTCCTCCATGGACACCGAGGCGGGGATCCTGGGGCTGGTGGGGCGGCGCTTCTTGGGAGCGCGCTTGGGCCCCTCGACTGCGTCGAGTCCGGGCTTGGGGATGGCGGTGGCGCCGATGCCGTGGGCGAGTCCGGGGGCGGGCTCGGTGGTCATCATCTTGCTGGGCACGATGAGGACGGCGCGGACCCCGCCGTACGCGGAGGCCCGCAGGGAGACCTGCATGTTGTACGCGGTGCACAGCCGGCCGACGACCGCGAGGCCGAGGCGGGGGCTCTCGCCGAGTTCCTGGAGGTCGACCCCGGCCTTGGCCTGCTCCAGCATGTTCTCGATCCGGGCGCGGGCCTCCTCGCTGAGGCTGACGCCGCCGTCCTCGATCTCGATGGCGACACCGGTCTGCACCTCGACGGCGGTGACGTGCACCTTGGTCTGCGGCGGCGAGTAGCGGGTGGCGTTGTCGAGGAGTTCGGCCGCGGCGTGGATGACCGGTTCGACGTCGGTGCCCTTGATGTTGACCTTGGCGATGGAGTGCAGCTCGATGCGGCGGTACTCCAGGATGCGGGACATGGCGCCGCGCAGGACGCTGTAGAGCGTGACGGGGTTGGGCCACTGGCGGCCGGGGCGGCCGCCGCCGATGACGGAGATGGAGTCGGCGAGGCGGCCGATCAGCGCGGTGCCGTGGTCGATGCGCAGCAGGTCGTCGAAGACCTCGGGGCTGCGGCCGTGGTCCTCCTCCATCTCCCGGAGTTCCTTGGCCTGTTGGTGCACGATCGCCTGGACGCGCCGGGCGATGCTGACGAAGGAGCGCTGGGTGGAGTCGCGCATGGACTCCTCCTGGTCGACGATCTTGATGATCGTCCACACCACGTCGCGCTGCGACTTGGGGATCTGCCGCCATTCGGGGTTGCCGTCGATGACGTCGCGCATCACCTCCCGGGGGGTGTTGCTGGCGCGCAGGTAGCGGATGGCGGCCGGAATGATCTCGGTTCCGAGCCGGACGATCTCCGCGTCCTGCCCGGCGATGCGCCGTTCCAGATACGCGGTCTGACGGGCGTGCTCCGCCCGCTGGTCCCGGATGGTGCGGCCGCGGCGTGCCGCTTCGGCGGCCGTGAGGAGCACCAGCACGGTGGCGACGGCGCCGCAGCAGCCGACGGCGAGGCGGGCCGGGTCCGTCACCAGGGCGACGGCGGCTCCGGTCGCCGCCGCCATCACTATGGCCGGCAGCAACAGCACGCGCGCGTAGGGAAGTTCACGGCCGCCGGGGGGCGATTGGACACTCACCATGTAAGCCCTCTGAGATGAATCGGCTGGGGTTCGGGGCAGCTTCCAGTGGGGTACGTCATGGAACTGTCGGGAATTCGGGAAAGATGCGGAAGTTTGGGAACAGGCGCACGAATACATCCCAACTCGGTGCGCCGCGGGCGAGCTTAGTCCGACCGGATCATCGCCGTGTCATATTCAGCAAGCGCCTGAAACCGGGCGTACGACGGGAGTACGCTCTGCTCTTTTGCACGATCCGCCATCGTTCGAACACACAGAGTAGCGATGCACAGGCGTGCGAATGGCGCTCACCGTGACGGGTGAAGGAGTGGTTCCGCGCCGGGCGGACCCGTAACCCGGCTCAGCCGGGGGCGATACCCAGGGCGGCGTCGGCAACGTCCGCGGCGGCCCCGGGACGGCCGCATGTGGCCCACCACAAAAGTGTCCCCGGCCTCCCGTGCGCACCGGGCGCACTGACGGAGGCCGGGGACATCACGGCGTGCACGGGCCTGCGGAGACCGGCGTGCGGGGTGCCGTCACCCCACCGACGAGTAGGCGACGACCCCCCGCAACAGCCCGTCGACGGCCTTGCGCGCGGCCTTGGCCACCGTCGAGCCCTCCGCGGGAGCGGCGGCCGAGATCTGCCCCAGCACGTCGATCACCTGCTTGCACCACCGCACGAAGTCGCCCGCGGGCATCTCCGCCTCGCGCAGCACCTCGTCCAGGCCCTTCCCCGAGGCCCACATGTAGGCGGCCCAGGCGAAGCCGAGGTCGGGCTCGCGCTGGCCCACGCCCTCGGTCTGGCTGATGCGGAACTCCTCCTCCAGGGCGTCCAGCCGGCCCCAGATCCGCACCATCTCGCCGAGCGCCGCCTTCGCCCGGCCCGAGGGCAGCTTGGGCGCCATGGCGTCGTCCCCGACCCGGGCCTCGTAGACCAACGCGGAGACGCAGGCGGCCAGTTCGGCCGGGCCGAGGCCCTCCCACACGCGTTCACGCAGGCATTCGCTGGCGAGCAGGTCGAGTTCGCCGTAGAGCCGGGCGAGACGCTTGCCGTGCTCGGTGACCTCGTTGCCGCGCAGGTAGTCGAGTTCGGTCAGGAGCGCGACGATGCGGTCGAAGGTGCGCGCGATGGTGTTCGTGCGGCCCTCGATGCGGTGCTCCAGCTGCTTGGTGTCGCGCAGCAGCCGGTGGTAGCGCTCGGCCCAGCGCGCGTGGTCCTCACGGTCGTTGCAGCCGTGGCAGGGGTGGGCGCGCAGGGCGGTCCGCAGCCGGGCGATCTCCCGGTCGTCGGCCGCCTGGGAGCGCCGCCCCCGCTGCCGCTCGTGCGGGATGTGCCCGGCCTTGGTGCGCAGCGCGGAGGCGAGGTCGCGACGGGACTGCGGGGAACGGGGGTTGAAGGACTTCGGGATCCGCATCCGCTCCAGCGGTTCGACGGGCACCGGGAAGTCGATGGCCGCCAGCCGCTTGACCTGCCGCTCGGCGGTCAGCACCAGCGGGCGCGGGCCGTCGTGGTACTCCAGGCCGCGGTGGCCGCCCACGCGGCCCGCGGGCAGCCCGGGGTCGAGCACCAGCGCCAGGCCGGCGTACTTGCCGGTGGGGACGTGGATGATGTCCCCCGGCCGGAGCCTCTCCAGGGCGACGGCGGCCTCGGCGCGCCGCTGGGCCGCGCCCTGCCGGGCCAGTTCCGTCTCACGGTCCTTCAACTCGCGGCGCAGCCGCGCGTACTCCTCGAAGTCGCCGAGGTGGCAGGTCATGGACTGCTTGTAGCCCTCGAGACCCTCTTCGTTGCGCTGCACCTGCCGGGAGATCCCGACGACCGACTTGTCCGCCTGGAACTGCGCGAAGGAGGTCTCCAGCAGCTCGCGGGAGCGGTGCCGCCCGAACTGCTCGACCAGGTTGACCGCCATGTTGTACGACGGCTTGAAGCTGGAGCGCAGCGGGTAGGTGCGCGTTCCGGCCAGGCCGGCCACCTGCTCGGGGTTCATGCCGCGCTGCCACAGCACCACCGCGTGGCCCTCGACGTCGATGCCGCGGCGGCCGGCACGGCCGGTGAGCTGCGTGTACTCGCCGGGGGTGATGTCGGCGTGCTGCTCGCCGTTCCACTTGACGAGCTTTTCCAGCACGACCGAGCGGGCGGGCATGTTGATGCCGAGGGCGAGGGTCTCGGTGGCGAAGACCGCCTTGACGAGGCCGCGCACGAACAGTTCCTCGACGACCTCCTTGAAGGTCGGCAGCATGCCCGCGTGGTGTGCGGCGATGCCGCGCTCCAGGCCCTCCAGCCACTCGTAGTAGCCGAGGACGTGGAGGTCCTCGGCCGGGATGGAGGCGGTTCGCTCCTCGACGAGCATGCGGACCTGTTCCCGCGCCTCCTCGTCGTTGAGCCTGAGGCCCGCGTACAGGCACTGCTGGACGGCGGCCTCGCAGGCGGCGCGGCTGAAGATGAAGGTGATCGCGGGCAGCAGGCCCTCGGCGTCGAGGCGTTCGATGACCTCGGGGCGGCTGGGCGTCCAGATCCGGGAGCGCTGTCTGCGCTCGCGCTCGCGGTCGGCCTCCCGCATGGAGCGGCCCCGCCGGCGGTCCTGGTACGAGGGGCGGCTGGCCTCCATGCGCGCCATGCGTGTGAGGTCGGGGTTGACGGCCTTGCGGTGGCCCTCGCCCTCCTCGAACAGGTCGTACATCCGCCGTCCGGCCAGCACGTGCTGGAACAGCGGCACGGGCCGGTGCTCGGAGACGATCACCTCGGTGTCACCGCGGACCGTGTCGAGCCAGTCGCCGAACTCCTCGGCGTTGGACACGGTCGCCGACAGCGACACCAGGGTCACCGACTCGGGCAGGTGGATGATCACTTCCTCCCATACGGCGCCGCGGAAGCGGTCGGAGAGGTAGTGCACCTCGTCCATGACCACGTAACCCAGGCCGCGCAGGGTCTGGGAGCCCGCGTACAGCATGTTCCTGAGCACCTCCGTGGTCATCACGACCACCGGGGCGTCGGAGTTGAGACTGTTGTCGCCGGTCAGGAGGCCGACCTTGCCGCTGCCGTAGCGGCGGCACAGGTCGGAGTACTTCTGGTTCGACAGCGCCTTGATGGGCGTCGTGTAGAAGCACTTCCTGCCCTGCTGCAGGGCGAGGTGGACGGCGAACTCGCCGACGATCGTCTTGCCGGAGCCGGTCGGCGCGGCGACCAGAACGCCCTTCCCCGCCTCGAGCGCCTGGCAGGCCTCGATCTGGAAGGGGTCGAGGCCGAAGTCGTACATCTCGCGGAATCCCGCGAGTGCGGTGGCCTGCTCGGCAGCTCGCCTGCGCGCTGCCGCGTACCGCTCGGCCGGTGAGAGGTCCTCTGTCATCGTGCTTTCGAGCGTACCGGGCGCCACTGACAGTCGGACGATCATTATCCGGAAGACGCCGCACGGTAAACAGTTGCACGCGACGCGTAAATCGAACTACCGTGCATCCGCGCTCGCTTCGTGATCAAGCCGGGGGACGGCTCCGCGACGCTCGCGCACGCAACTGACCACTGCGCTCAACAGAATAGAAAGCGAGGGGGCGTGAAGATCGCCAAGCGTCTCGGCGCTGTAGCCGCCACTACCGCGGCCCTGGTGGGTTTCATCGGGACCGTGCCGGCCGCGGCCGCCGCGGACTCCGTGCACCGGGGGAGCACCACCTGCTTCAACTGGTCCTGGGGTGACGGCACCGTCACCTGGACCATCTACGCCCACAACACCTGCGGCTCCGCCAAGGGCCTGGAGTTCACGACCAGCGTCGGGGCGACCGGCTGCATGTGGGTGTCCGGGGGCGCCAAGGAGCACCACAAGTACCCGGACAAGCCGAATTCCAACTCCTTCCATGACGTGAAGGAGTGCCCGCCCGGCACCGGCGACTGACGGCCGCGCACGGACGACGCGAAGACGACGAAGGCGGGGCGAGTGGGTGTGAACCCCTCGCCCCGCCTTCTGGTGTGCGGCCTCGGCCGCGCCGCTCAGGTGATGTCGTCGTATCCGTTGACGTGGTCCGGCGCGGAGTTCACCCGTTCCGGCAGGGCGGGCCGGCCCGGGGAGACGCCCTCCGGCGCATCGAGGCTCTCCGGCGTGAGGTCGAGGTGCGAGGCCTCGTCGTCGCTCAGCTCCGCGTCCGGGTTCGAGCGCCGGCGGCGCTTGTCGTTGAGCATGGCCACACCGACCGCGATGAAGTACAGCACGCAGATGGGGGCCGCCAGCGCGATCATCCCGAACGGGTCTGTGGTGGGCGTCGCCACGGCACCGAAGACGAAGACGCCCATGATCACTCCGCGCCACCAGCGCGCCATCCTGCGCCCGCTCACGATGCCCGCGAAGTTCAGCATGACCAGCATCAGCGGCATCTCGAAGGCACCGCCGAAGATGAGGATCATCCGGACGACGAAGTCCAGGATCTTGTCCATCGGCAGGATGTTGGCGGAACCGTCGGGCGTGATGCCGAGCAGCACCCGCATGCTGACGGGCAGGATGGTGTAGGCGAGCCAGGCGCCCCCGAAGAAGAGGGGCACGGCCGCCGAAACGAACCAGTAGGTGTACTTGCGCTCGTGCTTGTGCAGACCGGGCGCCACGAACGCCCACAGCTGGTAGAGCCAGATCGGGCTCGAGATGATCACGCCCGCCATGAAGCAGACCTTCACCGTGGTGGTGAACGGCGACAGCAGGTCGGTGTAGGCGATGACAGCGCAGGCCCCGCCGGTGGACTCACCCAGTCCCGTCTTGCAGCGGGGCACGGGATCGATGAGGAAGTTCATCAGATCCTGGCTGTAGAAGGCGGCCACGACGGACACGACCGTGATCGCCAGCATGCCCTTCGCGAGCCGGTTGCGCAGCTCGCGAAGATGCTCCACGAGGGGCATGCGTCCCTCGGGGTCCTTCTCCTTCTTGCGGGCAGACTTGAGCAACCCACGTCCTCATCTCGTGCGGCAGTGCCGGAGGGGTCCGGCCCTGCGTCAGCGCTTGGTGGTGTCCGTCGGCTCGTTGACCGGGCGCGCACTGGTCACGTCGCCGGGGGCCGCCTGGATGGTGCGCTGCGCCTGGGACTGCTCATCGGCCGAGGACGCCTGGGCGGAGGTGTTGCCGTCCTCCCTCATCGCCTTGGCCTCGCTCTTCAGGATGCGCGCGGACTTGCCGAGCGAGCGCGCCATGTCCGGAAGCTTCTTCGCGCCGAACAGCAGG encodes:
- a CDS encoding DUF742 domain-containing protein, which gives rise to MTPPRRQRRYPQHEPPPPPKPAKQGEEKNPERLYVVAGAAEDGARAALDLVTLVVARADPPPSATPEQAAVLRLCTAPLSVAELSAYLNLPFSAMTVLITELLTAELVQARAPIVRQAVPDRSLLEAVMHGLQRL
- a CDS encoding roadblock/LC7 domain-containing protein, whose amino-acid sequence is MIQQRANFDWMLKELHDSVPGIEMIVVLSADGLRIARYGGDPDAADRVAAACAGLQSLAGAVAVEIPDSDGRMKLVIIEINGGYFYLMSAGANAYLAVLADIRTEPGLMSNRMRDLVVRIGAHLTSPPRRNGQTV
- a CDS encoding ATP-binding protein; amino-acid sequence: MVSVQSPPGGRELPYARVLLLPAIVMAAATGAAVALVTDPARLAVGCCGAVATVLVLLTAAEAARRGRTIRDQRAEHARQTAYLERRIAGQDAEIVRLGTEIIPAAIRYLRASNTPREVMRDVIDGNPEWRQIPKSQRDVVWTIIKIVDQEESMRDSTQRSFVSIARRVQAIVHQQAKELREMEEDHGRSPEVFDDLLRIDHGTALIGRLADSISVIGGGRPGRQWPNPVTLYSVLRGAMSRILEYRRIELHSIAKVNIKGTDVEPVIHAAAELLDNATRYSPPQTKVHVTAVEVQTGVAIEIEDGGVSLSEEARARIENMLEQAKAGVDLQELGESPRLGLAVVGRLCTAYNMQVSLRASAYGGVRAVLIVPSKMMTTEPAPGLAHGIGATAIPKPGLDAVEGPKRAPKKRRPTSPRIPASVSMEDDIPEVTEWTAGGLPQRRSRVKTPLSQRIAEQVAAERAEQEGRSMWPTPEQAPAPAEPEPEPGLWVEAFWDGLKKDNPGPDPTAFTQDPTAFTHLIEKPARAEADDEGDLK
- a CDS encoding DEAD/DEAH box helicase encodes the protein MIVRLSVAPGTLESTMTEDLSPAERYAAARRRAAEQATALAGFREMYDFGLDPFQIEACQALEAGKGVLVAAPTGSGKTIVGEFAVHLALQQGRKCFYTTPIKALSNQKYSDLCRRYGSGKVGLLTGDNSLNSDAPVVVMTTEVLRNMLYAGSQTLRGLGYVVMDEVHYLSDRFRGAVWEEVIIHLPESVTLVSLSATVSNAEEFGDWLDTVRGDTEVIVSEHRPVPLFQHVLAGRRMYDLFEEGEGHRKAVNPDLTRMARMEASRPSYQDRRRGRSMREADRERERRQRSRIWTPSRPEVIERLDAEGLLPAITFIFSRAACEAAVQQCLYAGLRLNDEEAREQVRMLVEERTASIPAEDLHVLGYYEWLEGLERGIAAHHAGMLPTFKEVVEELFVRGLVKAVFATETLALGINMPARSVVLEKLVKWNGEQHADITPGEYTQLTGRAGRRGIDVEGHAVVLWQRGMNPEQVAGLAGTRTYPLRSSFKPSYNMAVNLVEQFGRHRSRELLETSFAQFQADKSVVGISRQVQRNEEGLEGYKQSMTCHLGDFEEYARLRRELKDRETELARQGAAQRRAEAAVALERLRPGDIIHVPTGKYAGLALVLDPGLPAGRVGGHRGLEYHDGPRPLVLTAERQVKRLAAIDFPVPVEPLERMRIPKSFNPRSPQSRRDLASALRTKAGHIPHERQRGRRSQAADDREIARLRTALRAHPCHGCNDREDHARWAERYHRLLRDTKQLEHRIEGRTNTIARTFDRIVALLTELDYLRGNEVTEHGKRLARLYGELDLLASECLRERVWEGLGPAELAACVSALVYEARVGDDAMAPKLPSGRAKAALGEMVRIWGRLDALEEEFRISQTEGVGQREPDLGFAWAAYMWASGKGLDEVLREAEMPAGDFVRWCKQVIDVLGQISAAAPAEGSTVAKAARKAVDGLLRGVVAYSSVG
- the tatC gene encoding twin-arginine translocase subunit TatC, with amino-acid sequence MPLVEHLRELRNRLAKGMLAITVVSVVAAFYSQDLMNFLIDPVPRCKTGLGESTGGACAVIAYTDLLSPFTTTVKVCFMAGVIISSPIWLYQLWAFVAPGLHKHERKYTYWFVSAAVPLFFGGAWLAYTILPVSMRVLLGITPDGSANILPMDKILDFVVRMILIFGGAFEMPLMLVMLNFAGIVSGRRMARWWRGVIMGVFVFGAVATPTTDPFGMIALAAPICVLYFIAVGVAMLNDKRRRRSNPDAELSDDEASHLDLTPESLDAPEGVSPGRPALPERVNSAPDHVNGYDDIT
- the tatA gene encoding Sec-independent protein translocase subunit TatA is translated as MFGRLGAPEIILILIVVVLLFGAKKLPDMARSLGKSARILKSEAKAMREDGNTSAQASSADEQSQAQRTIQAAPGDVTSARPVNEPTDTTKR